From one Solea solea chromosome 15, fSolSol10.1, whole genome shotgun sequence genomic stretch:
- the mlip gene encoding muscular LMNA-interacting protein isoform X2 — translation MDSLNNSRGKVSIGVPSRSSTFTFVQVVQKLPFKSIMSAEETSEVPQMKPNENVAVSQERTTGETMSDREIFKAEFVFIKDSVEGGAGNVVPAEPQLKMKPSLDHVSHTLTKASHSVSTQPENTSNHITAGTTSMETAVDRHRGISHRQCHDTSGRAEVSLGCFANRVSEDRSSPTDSVDLFPTMTSSRDSLLSDGSDKDKSWSAVQPSSVVSPFSFSRTISPCSSVLSGIFSPSVTQIKRHFLAPGSSLVHIPQTCFSSCESLSSSVCPQSPPPRHRPPLTRLSLLTAILRKGRLPVLSSALQRPYTPCWPVNPVTLSFCKACSAASSVASIPLEFSSRFSSSVSIDSTTHVHKEANKCVTARSPVQSTEHSRTRPQAKRCCEQSHSSSVPRWEQVISPPPAKSKKRPRAPLSLLSNFKSVSPAEHEEMLVCATPKQMQHTYTSICQSPELKSSNTATYHTENNLKNLSPKLVTERDTSVPQKRSHPSNSSLSRLHLLSQKLRSPPGCRSPPSQSRSPDVTVFSACSDAASPPHSLLTTSGRCEFERRCPDSKPDTPPQGFYKAHCLSPSRYTPINFLGWPSPTSSPMLTPSPAPPIRDLTPSPSLSLRSTTSSPRPGSGISDCSDREGKKRKTHKIKLSYKSLAAIPTNTLLMDQQAIDEQVERIDTSSDTLDRSVADTHAEMCSPAQLRQQSEELYAAIDEILANSIPTPPRSSTTNVGQQQNNSSLPKSLGRETKYASLGSLPQSSSKARHLLDPKKTKPGVIRPMTAIPRLTVEGEEEFHVNPFRQSVVKQTLTYNRKAENRSPEKALEGFYTSPKSITSEERKSERRHPFSLCDLQITEAEDPISRSDRDASASFKQRAAWETHI, via the exons gTTTCTATAGGAGTGCCATCTAGgtcatctactttcacatttgTGCAAGTGGTGCAGAAATTACCATTTAAAAGCATTATGAGTGCAGAGGAGACATCCGAAGTGCCACAGATGAAACCCAATGAG AACGTAGCCGTGTCCCAGGAGAGGACAACCGGGGAGACCATGTCAGACCGGGAGATTTTCAAAGCAGAGTTTGTCTTTATCAAGGATTCTGTggaaggaggagcaggaaacGTTGTCCCAGCAGAGCCGCAACTTAAA ATGAAGCCTTCGCTGGATCACGTAAGCCACACTCTCACTAAAGCCTCTCATTCAGTCAGCACTCAGCCTGAAAATACATCCAACCACATAACTGCTGGGACGACATCTATGGAAACAGCTGTTGATAGACACAGGGGCATTTCCCATCGACAGTGTCACGATACTTCTGGACGTGCTGAGGTTAGCTTGGGTTGCTTTGCAAATAGAGTGTCAGAGGACAGAAGCAGCCCCACAGACTCTGTAGACCTGTTTCCCACCATGACCTCGTCCAGAGACTCCCTCCTGTCAGACGGCTCAGACAAAGACAAGAGCTGGTCGGCCGTGCAGCCCTCCTCTGTGgtctctcctttctccttcaGCCGCACTATCTCGCCTTGCTCGTCTGTCCTCTCTGGCATCTTCTCCCCATCCGTCACCCAGATCAAGAGGCACTTTCTGGCACCTGGCTCAAGCCTGGTTCATATCCCTCAAACCTGTTTCTCATCCTGCGAGAGCCTGTCATCCTCTGTCTGTCCCCAGTCCCCTCCTCCCCGGCACCGACCTCCTCTCACCCGACTTTCCCTCCTAACTGCCATCCTTAGAAAAGGCCGCCTTCCTGTTCTGTCCTCTGCTCTTCAGAGGCCTTACACCCCCTGCTGGCCTGTTAACCCTGTGACCCTATCCTTCTGCAAAGCCTGTTCAGCAGCCTCCAGTGTGGCCTCTATTCCCCTGGAGTTCTCCTCACGCTTCTCCTCATCAGTATCTATAGATAGTACGACCCACGTTCACAAAGAGGCTAATAAATGTGTCACTGCTCGTTCACCTGTGCAATCCACTGAACACAGCCGGACACGCCCGCAAGCAAAAAGATGCTGTGAGCAAAGTCACTCAAGCAGCGTGCCAAGATGGGAGCAGGTTATTTCACCGCCACcagcaaaaagcaaaaaacgaCCCAGGGCTCCACTGTCGCTGCTTTCAAACTTTAAATCTGTTTCTCCGGCAGAGCATGAAGAAATGCTCGTCTGTGCAACTCCCAAACAAATGCAACACACATATACGTCCATCTGCCAATCCCCAGAGCTGAAATCCAGCAACACTGCCACGTACCATACAGAAAATAACCTTAAAAACCTCTCCCCGAAACTTGTTACTGAGCGAGACACCTCTGTGCCGCAGAAGCGGAGTCACCCATCAAATTCATCTCTCTCAAGACTTCATCTGCTTTCTCAAAAACTCCGCTCTCCACCCGGCTGCCGTTCTCCACCTTCACAGTCACGCTCACCTGATGtcacagttttctctgcttgcTCAGATGCAGCATCACCTCCTCACTCTTTACTAACCACCTCAGGAAGGTGTGAGTTTGAGAGACGCTGTCCTGATTCCAAACCTGACACCCCACCACAGGGGTTTTACAAAGCCCATTGCCTGTCCCCTTCCCGCTACACACCCATCAATTTTCTTGGATGGCCGTCACCCACCAGCTCCCCCATGCTTACACCCTCTCCTGCTCCACCAATCAGAGACCTCACTccgtctccttctctctccctgcGCTCCACAACAAGCTCCCCGAGGCCGGGGAGTGGAATATCAGACTGCAGTGACAGGgagggtaaaaaaagaaag ACACACAAGATTAAGTTAAGCTATAAATCGCTTGCTGCAATTCCCACGAACACCCTTCTGATGGATCAGCAG GCAATTGACGAGCAGGTAGAGCGAATAGACACTTCCAGCGACACGTTGGACAGAAGTGTtgcagacacacatgcagag ATGTGCTCGCCTGCTCAGCTGCGGCAACAGTCTGAGGAACTTTATGCAGCTATTGATGAAATATTGGCAAATTCCATTCCAACA CCCCCTAGGTCATCGACTACCAACGTTGGTCAGCag cAGAACAACTCATCGCTTCCAAAATCACTGGGACGAGAAACCAAATAT GCATCTTTAGGCAGCTTGCCCCAGTCTTCCAGTAAGGCAAGACATCTGCTGGATCCAAAAAAG ACTAAGCCTGGTGTTATCCGTCCGATGACGGCCATTCCGAGACTGACTGTGGAGGGTGAGGAAGAATTTCACGTGAACCCGTTCAGACAGTCTGTCGTCAAGCAGACCTTGACTTACAACAGGAAG GCAGAGAATCGGAGTCCTGAAAAGGCACTGGAAGGTTTTTACACAAGTCCAAAAAGCATAACGAgtgaagagaggaagagtgaaAGACGACATCCGTTCTCACTGTGTGACCTGCAGATAACAGAGGCTGAAGACCCGATCAGTCGCTCTGACAGGGATGCTTCGGCATCATTCAAGCAGAGGGCAGCTTGGGAGACTCATATTTAA
- the mlip gene encoding muscular LMNA-interacting protein isoform X4 encodes MSAEETSEVPQMKPNENVAVSQERTTGETMSDREIFKAEFVFIKDSVEGGAGNVVPAEPQLKMKPSLDHVSHTLTKASHSVSTQPENTSNHITAGTTSMETAVDRHRGISHRQCHDTSGRAEVSLGCFANRVSEDRSSPTDSVDLFPTMTSSRDSLLSDGSDKDKSWSAVQPSSVVSPFSFSRTISPCSSVLSGIFSPSVTQIKRHFLAPGSSLVHIPQTCFSSCESLSSSVCPQSPPPRHRPPLTRLSLLTAILRKGRLPVLSSALQRPYTPCWPVNPVTLSFCKACSAASSVASIPLEFSSRFSSSVSIDSTTHVHKEANKCVTARSPVQSTEHSRTRPQAKRCCEQSHSSSVPRWEQVISPPPAKSKKRPRAPLSLLSNFKSVSPAEHEEMLVCATPKQMQHTYTSICQSPELKSSNTATYHTENNLKNLSPKLVTERDTSVPQKRSHPSNSSLSRLHLLSQKLRSPPGCRSPPSQSRSPDVTVFSACSDAASPPHSLLTTSGRCEFERRCPDSKPDTPPQGFYKAHCLSPSRYTPINFLGWPSPTSSPMLTPSPAPPIRDLTPSPSLSLRSTTSSPRPGSGISDCSDREGKKRKTHKIKLSYKSLAAIPTNTLLMDQQAIDEQVERIDTSSDTLDRSVADTHAEMCSPAQLRQQSEELYAAIDEILANSIPTPPRSSTTNVGQQQNNSSLPKSLGRETKYASLGSLPQSSSKARHLLDPKKTKPGVIRPMTAIPRLTVEGEEEFHVNPFRQSVVKQTLTYNRKAENRSPEKALEGFYTSPKSITSEERKSERRHPFSLCDLQITEAEDPISRSDRDASASFKQRAAWETHI; translated from the exons ATGAGTGCAGAGGAGACATCCGAAGTGCCACAGATGAAACCCAATGAG AACGTAGCCGTGTCCCAGGAGAGGACAACCGGGGAGACCATGTCAGACCGGGAGATTTTCAAAGCAGAGTTTGTCTTTATCAAGGATTCTGTggaaggaggagcaggaaacGTTGTCCCAGCAGAGCCGCAACTTAAA ATGAAGCCTTCGCTGGATCACGTAAGCCACACTCTCACTAAAGCCTCTCATTCAGTCAGCACTCAGCCTGAAAATACATCCAACCACATAACTGCTGGGACGACATCTATGGAAACAGCTGTTGATAGACACAGGGGCATTTCCCATCGACAGTGTCACGATACTTCTGGACGTGCTGAGGTTAGCTTGGGTTGCTTTGCAAATAGAGTGTCAGAGGACAGAAGCAGCCCCACAGACTCTGTAGACCTGTTTCCCACCATGACCTCGTCCAGAGACTCCCTCCTGTCAGACGGCTCAGACAAAGACAAGAGCTGGTCGGCCGTGCAGCCCTCCTCTGTGgtctctcctttctccttcaGCCGCACTATCTCGCCTTGCTCGTCTGTCCTCTCTGGCATCTTCTCCCCATCCGTCACCCAGATCAAGAGGCACTTTCTGGCACCTGGCTCAAGCCTGGTTCATATCCCTCAAACCTGTTTCTCATCCTGCGAGAGCCTGTCATCCTCTGTCTGTCCCCAGTCCCCTCCTCCCCGGCACCGACCTCCTCTCACCCGACTTTCCCTCCTAACTGCCATCCTTAGAAAAGGCCGCCTTCCTGTTCTGTCCTCTGCTCTTCAGAGGCCTTACACCCCCTGCTGGCCTGTTAACCCTGTGACCCTATCCTTCTGCAAAGCCTGTTCAGCAGCCTCCAGTGTGGCCTCTATTCCCCTGGAGTTCTCCTCACGCTTCTCCTCATCAGTATCTATAGATAGTACGACCCACGTTCACAAAGAGGCTAATAAATGTGTCACTGCTCGTTCACCTGTGCAATCCACTGAACACAGCCGGACACGCCCGCAAGCAAAAAGATGCTGTGAGCAAAGTCACTCAAGCAGCGTGCCAAGATGGGAGCAGGTTATTTCACCGCCACcagcaaaaagcaaaaaacgaCCCAGGGCTCCACTGTCGCTGCTTTCAAACTTTAAATCTGTTTCTCCGGCAGAGCATGAAGAAATGCTCGTCTGTGCAACTCCCAAACAAATGCAACACACATATACGTCCATCTGCCAATCCCCAGAGCTGAAATCCAGCAACACTGCCACGTACCATACAGAAAATAACCTTAAAAACCTCTCCCCGAAACTTGTTACTGAGCGAGACACCTCTGTGCCGCAGAAGCGGAGTCACCCATCAAATTCATCTCTCTCAAGACTTCATCTGCTTTCTCAAAAACTCCGCTCTCCACCCGGCTGCCGTTCTCCACCTTCACAGTCACGCTCACCTGATGtcacagttttctctgcttgcTCAGATGCAGCATCACCTCCTCACTCTTTACTAACCACCTCAGGAAGGTGTGAGTTTGAGAGACGCTGTCCTGATTCCAAACCTGACACCCCACCACAGGGGTTTTACAAAGCCCATTGCCTGTCCCCTTCCCGCTACACACCCATCAATTTTCTTGGATGGCCGTCACCCACCAGCTCCCCCATGCTTACACCCTCTCCTGCTCCACCAATCAGAGACCTCACTccgtctccttctctctccctgcGCTCCACAACAAGCTCCCCGAGGCCGGGGAGTGGAATATCAGACTGCAGTGACAGGgagggtaaaaaaagaaag ACACACAAGATTAAGTTAAGCTATAAATCGCTTGCTGCAATTCCCACGAACACCCTTCTGATGGATCAGCAG GCAATTGACGAGCAGGTAGAGCGAATAGACACTTCCAGCGACACGTTGGACAGAAGTGTtgcagacacacatgcagag ATGTGCTCGCCTGCTCAGCTGCGGCAACAGTCTGAGGAACTTTATGCAGCTATTGATGAAATATTGGCAAATTCCATTCCAACA CCCCCTAGGTCATCGACTACCAACGTTGGTCAGCag cAGAACAACTCATCGCTTCCAAAATCACTGGGACGAGAAACCAAATAT GCATCTTTAGGCAGCTTGCCCCAGTCTTCCAGTAAGGCAAGACATCTGCTGGATCCAAAAAAG ACTAAGCCTGGTGTTATCCGTCCGATGACGGCCATTCCGAGACTGACTGTGGAGGGTGAGGAAGAATTTCACGTGAACCCGTTCAGACAGTCTGTCGTCAAGCAGACCTTGACTTACAACAGGAAG GCAGAGAATCGGAGTCCTGAAAAGGCACTGGAAGGTTTTTACACAAGTCCAAAAAGCATAACGAgtgaagagaggaagagtgaaAGACGACATCCGTTCTCACTGTGTGACCTGCAGATAACAGAGGCTGAAGACCCGATCAGTCGCTCTGACAGGGATGCTTCGGCATCATTCAAGCAGAGGGCAGCTTGGGAGACTCATATTTAA
- the mlip gene encoding muscular LMNA-interacting protein isoform X1: MSDREIFKAEFVFIKDSVEGGAGNVVPAEPQLKMKPSLDHVSHTLTKASHSVSTQPENTSNHITAGTTSMETAVDRHRGISHRQCHDTSGRAEVSLGCFANRVSEDRSSPTDSVDLFPTMTSSRDSLLSDGSDKDKSWSAVQPSSVVSPFSFSRTISPCSSVLSGIFSPSVTQIKRHFLAPGSSLVHIPQTCFSSCESLSSSVCPQSPPPRHRPPLTRLSLLTAILRKGRLPVLSSALQRPYTPCWPVNPVTLSFCKACSAASSVASIPLEFSSRFSSSVSIDSTTHVHKEANKCVTARSPVQSTEHSRTRPQAKRCCEQSHSSSVPRWEQVISPPPAKSKKRPRAPLSLLSNFKSVSPAEHEEMLVCATPKQMQHTYTSICQSPELKSSNTATYHTENNLKNLSPKLVTERDTSVPQKRSHPSNSSLSRLHLLSQKLRSPPGCRSPPSQSRSPDVTVFSACSDAASPPHSLLTTSGRCEFERRCPDSKPDTPPQGFYKAHCLSPSRYTPINFLGWPSPTSSPMLTPSPAPPIRDLTPSPSLSLRSTTSSPRPGSGISDCSDREGKKRKTHKIKLSYKSLAAIPTNTLLMDQQAIDEQVERIDTSSDTLDRSVADTHAEMCSPAQLRQQSEELYAAIDEILANSIPTPPRSSTTNVGQQNNSSLPKSLGRETKYASLGSLPQSSSKARHLLDPKKTKPGVIRPMTAIPRLTVEGEEEFHVNPFRQSVVKQTLTYNRKAENRSPEKALEGFYTSPKSITSEERKSERRHPFSLCDLQITEAEDPISRSDRDASASFKQRAAWETHI; the protein is encoded by the exons ATGTCAGACCGGGAGATTTTCAAAGCAGAGTTTGTCTTTATCAAGGATTCTGTggaaggaggagcaggaaacGTTGTCCCAGCAGAGCCGCAACTTAAA ATGAAGCCTTCGCTGGATCACGTAAGCCACACTCTCACTAAAGCCTCTCATTCAGTCAGCACTCAGCCTGAAAATACATCCAACCACATAACTGCTGGGACGACATCTATGGAAACAGCTGTTGATAGACACAGGGGCATTTCCCATCGACAGTGTCACGATACTTCTGGACGTGCTGAGGTTAGCTTGGGTTGCTTTGCAAATAGAGTGTCAGAGGACAGAAGCAGCCCCACAGACTCTGTAGACCTGTTTCCCACCATGACCTCGTCCAGAGACTCCCTCCTGTCAGACGGCTCAGACAAAGACAAGAGCTGGTCGGCCGTGCAGCCCTCCTCTGTGgtctctcctttctccttcaGCCGCACTATCTCGCCTTGCTCGTCTGTCCTCTCTGGCATCTTCTCCCCATCCGTCACCCAGATCAAGAGGCACTTTCTGGCACCTGGCTCAAGCCTGGTTCATATCCCTCAAACCTGTTTCTCATCCTGCGAGAGCCTGTCATCCTCTGTCTGTCCCCAGTCCCCTCCTCCCCGGCACCGACCTCCTCTCACCCGACTTTCCCTCCTAACTGCCATCCTTAGAAAAGGCCGCCTTCCTGTTCTGTCCTCTGCTCTTCAGAGGCCTTACACCCCCTGCTGGCCTGTTAACCCTGTGACCCTATCCTTCTGCAAAGCCTGTTCAGCAGCCTCCAGTGTGGCCTCTATTCCCCTGGAGTTCTCCTCACGCTTCTCCTCATCAGTATCTATAGATAGTACGACCCACGTTCACAAAGAGGCTAATAAATGTGTCACTGCTCGTTCACCTGTGCAATCCACTGAACACAGCCGGACACGCCCGCAAGCAAAAAGATGCTGTGAGCAAAGTCACTCAAGCAGCGTGCCAAGATGGGAGCAGGTTATTTCACCGCCACcagcaaaaagcaaaaaacgaCCCAGGGCTCCACTGTCGCTGCTTTCAAACTTTAAATCTGTTTCTCCGGCAGAGCATGAAGAAATGCTCGTCTGTGCAACTCCCAAACAAATGCAACACACATATACGTCCATCTGCCAATCCCCAGAGCTGAAATCCAGCAACACTGCCACGTACCATACAGAAAATAACCTTAAAAACCTCTCCCCGAAACTTGTTACTGAGCGAGACACCTCTGTGCCGCAGAAGCGGAGTCACCCATCAAATTCATCTCTCTCAAGACTTCATCTGCTTTCTCAAAAACTCCGCTCTCCACCCGGCTGCCGTTCTCCACCTTCACAGTCACGCTCACCTGATGtcacagttttctctgcttgcTCAGATGCAGCATCACCTCCTCACTCTTTACTAACCACCTCAGGAAGGTGTGAGTTTGAGAGACGCTGTCCTGATTCCAAACCTGACACCCCACCACAGGGGTTTTACAAAGCCCATTGCCTGTCCCCTTCCCGCTACACACCCATCAATTTTCTTGGATGGCCGTCACCCACCAGCTCCCCCATGCTTACACCCTCTCCTGCTCCACCAATCAGAGACCTCACTccgtctccttctctctccctgcGCTCCACAACAAGCTCCCCGAGGCCGGGGAGTGGAATATCAGACTGCAGTGACAGGgagggtaaaaaaagaaag ACACACAAGATTAAGTTAAGCTATAAATCGCTTGCTGCAATTCCCACGAACACCCTTCTGATGGATCAGCAG GCAATTGACGAGCAGGTAGAGCGAATAGACACTTCCAGCGACACGTTGGACAGAAGTGTtgcagacacacatgcagag ATGTGCTCGCCTGCTCAGCTGCGGCAACAGTCTGAGGAACTTTATGCAGCTATTGATGAAATATTGGCAAATTCCATTCCAACA CCCCCTAGGTCATCGACTACCAACGTTGGTCAGCag AACAACTCATCGCTTCCAAAATCACTGGGACGAGAAACCAAATAT GCATCTTTAGGCAGCTTGCCCCAGTCTTCCAGTAAGGCAAGACATCTGCTGGATCCAAAAAAG ACTAAGCCTGGTGTTATCCGTCCGATGACGGCCATTCCGAGACTGACTGTGGAGGGTGAGGAAGAATTTCACGTGAACCCGTTCAGACAGTCTGTCGTCAAGCAGACCTTGACTTACAACAGGAAG GCAGAGAATCGGAGTCCTGAAAAGGCACTGGAAGGTTTTTACACAAGTCCAAAAAGCATAACGAgtgaagagaggaagagtgaaAGACGACATCCGTTCTCACTGTGTGACCTGCAGATAACAGAGGCTGAAGACCCGATCAGTCGCTCTGACAGGGATGCTTCGGCATCATTCAAGCAGAGGGCAGCTTGGGAGACTCATATTTAA
- the mlip gene encoding muscular LMNA-interacting protein isoform X3, with translation MVSIGVPSRSSTFTFVQVVQKLPFKSIMSAEETSEVPQMKPNENVAVSQERTTGETMSDREIFKAEFVFIKDSVEGGAGNVVPAEPQLKMKPSLDHVSHTLTKASHSVSTQPENTSNHITAGTTSMETAVDRHRGISHRQCHDTSGRAEVSLGCFANRVSEDRSSPTDSVDLFPTMTSSRDSLLSDGSDKDKSWSAVQPSSVVSPFSFSRTISPCSSVLSGIFSPSVTQIKRHFLAPGSSLVHIPQTCFSSCESLSSSVCPQSPPPRHRPPLTRLSLLTAILRKGRLPVLSSALQRPYTPCWPVNPVTLSFCKACSAASSVASIPLEFSSRFSSSVSIDSTTHVHKEANKCVTARSPVQSTEHSRTRPQAKRCCEQSHSSSVPRWEQVISPPPAKSKKRPRAPLSLLSNFKSVSPAEHEEMLVCATPKQMQHTYTSICQSPELKSSNTATYHTENNLKNLSPKLVTERDTSVPQKRSHPSNSSLSRLHLLSQKLRSPPGCRSPPSQSRSPDVTVFSACSDAASPPHSLLTTSGRCEFERRCPDSKPDTPPQGFYKAHCLSPSRYTPINFLGWPSPTSSPMLTPSPAPPIRDLTPSPSLSLRSTTSSPRPGSGISDCSDREGKKRKTHKIKLSYKSLAAIPTNTLLMDQQAIDEQVERIDTSSDTLDRSVADTHAEMCSPAQLRQQSEELYAAIDEILANSIPTPPRSSTTNVGQQQNNSSLPKSLGRETKYASLGSLPQSSSKARHLLDPKKTKPGVIRPMTAIPRLTVEGEEEFHVNPFRQSVVKQTLTYNRKAENRSPEKALEGFYTSPKSITSEERKSERRHPFSLCDLQITEAEDPISRSDRDASASFKQRAAWETHI, from the exons gTTTCTATAGGAGTGCCATCTAGgtcatctactttcacatttgTGCAAGTGGTGCAGAAATTACCATTTAAAAGCATTATGAGTGCAGAGGAGACATCCGAAGTGCCACAGATGAAACCCAATGAG AACGTAGCCGTGTCCCAGGAGAGGACAACCGGGGAGACCATGTCAGACCGGGAGATTTTCAAAGCAGAGTTTGTCTTTATCAAGGATTCTGTggaaggaggagcaggaaacGTTGTCCCAGCAGAGCCGCAACTTAAA ATGAAGCCTTCGCTGGATCACGTAAGCCACACTCTCACTAAAGCCTCTCATTCAGTCAGCACTCAGCCTGAAAATACATCCAACCACATAACTGCTGGGACGACATCTATGGAAACAGCTGTTGATAGACACAGGGGCATTTCCCATCGACAGTGTCACGATACTTCTGGACGTGCTGAGGTTAGCTTGGGTTGCTTTGCAAATAGAGTGTCAGAGGACAGAAGCAGCCCCACAGACTCTGTAGACCTGTTTCCCACCATGACCTCGTCCAGAGACTCCCTCCTGTCAGACGGCTCAGACAAAGACAAGAGCTGGTCGGCCGTGCAGCCCTCCTCTGTGgtctctcctttctccttcaGCCGCACTATCTCGCCTTGCTCGTCTGTCCTCTCTGGCATCTTCTCCCCATCCGTCACCCAGATCAAGAGGCACTTTCTGGCACCTGGCTCAAGCCTGGTTCATATCCCTCAAACCTGTTTCTCATCCTGCGAGAGCCTGTCATCCTCTGTCTGTCCCCAGTCCCCTCCTCCCCGGCACCGACCTCCTCTCACCCGACTTTCCCTCCTAACTGCCATCCTTAGAAAAGGCCGCCTTCCTGTTCTGTCCTCTGCTCTTCAGAGGCCTTACACCCCCTGCTGGCCTGTTAACCCTGTGACCCTATCCTTCTGCAAAGCCTGTTCAGCAGCCTCCAGTGTGGCCTCTATTCCCCTGGAGTTCTCCTCACGCTTCTCCTCATCAGTATCTATAGATAGTACGACCCACGTTCACAAAGAGGCTAATAAATGTGTCACTGCTCGTTCACCTGTGCAATCCACTGAACACAGCCGGACACGCCCGCAAGCAAAAAGATGCTGTGAGCAAAGTCACTCAAGCAGCGTGCCAAGATGGGAGCAGGTTATTTCACCGCCACcagcaaaaagcaaaaaacgaCCCAGGGCTCCACTGTCGCTGCTTTCAAACTTTAAATCTGTTTCTCCGGCAGAGCATGAAGAAATGCTCGTCTGTGCAACTCCCAAACAAATGCAACACACATATACGTCCATCTGCCAATCCCCAGAGCTGAAATCCAGCAACACTGCCACGTACCATACAGAAAATAACCTTAAAAACCTCTCCCCGAAACTTGTTACTGAGCGAGACACCTCTGTGCCGCAGAAGCGGAGTCACCCATCAAATTCATCTCTCTCAAGACTTCATCTGCTTTCTCAAAAACTCCGCTCTCCACCCGGCTGCCGTTCTCCACCTTCACAGTCACGCTCACCTGATGtcacagttttctctgcttgcTCAGATGCAGCATCACCTCCTCACTCTTTACTAACCACCTCAGGAAGGTGTGAGTTTGAGAGACGCTGTCCTGATTCCAAACCTGACACCCCACCACAGGGGTTTTACAAAGCCCATTGCCTGTCCCCTTCCCGCTACACACCCATCAATTTTCTTGGATGGCCGTCACCCACCAGCTCCCCCATGCTTACACCCTCTCCTGCTCCACCAATCAGAGACCTCACTccgtctccttctctctccctgcGCTCCACAACAAGCTCCCCGAGGCCGGGGAGTGGAATATCAGACTGCAGTGACAGGgagggtaaaaaaagaaag ACACACAAGATTAAGTTAAGCTATAAATCGCTTGCTGCAATTCCCACGAACACCCTTCTGATGGATCAGCAG GCAATTGACGAGCAGGTAGAGCGAATAGACACTTCCAGCGACACGTTGGACAGAAGTGTtgcagacacacatgcagag ATGTGCTCGCCTGCTCAGCTGCGGCAACAGTCTGAGGAACTTTATGCAGCTATTGATGAAATATTGGCAAATTCCATTCCAACA CCCCCTAGGTCATCGACTACCAACGTTGGTCAGCag cAGAACAACTCATCGCTTCCAAAATCACTGGGACGAGAAACCAAATAT GCATCTTTAGGCAGCTTGCCCCAGTCTTCCAGTAAGGCAAGACATCTGCTGGATCCAAAAAAG ACTAAGCCTGGTGTTATCCGTCCGATGACGGCCATTCCGAGACTGACTGTGGAGGGTGAGGAAGAATTTCACGTGAACCCGTTCAGACAGTCTGTCGTCAAGCAGACCTTGACTTACAACAGGAAG GCAGAGAATCGGAGTCCTGAAAAGGCACTGGAAGGTTTTTACACAAGTCCAAAAAGCATAACGAgtgaagagaggaagagtgaaAGACGACATCCGTTCTCACTGTGTGACCTGCAGATAACAGAGGCTGAAGACCCGATCAGTCGCTCTGACAGGGATGCTTCGGCATCATTCAAGCAGAGGGCAGCTTGGGAGACTCATATTTAA